In a single window of the Candidatus Methylomirabilota bacterium genome:
- a CDS encoding Gldg family protein produces the protein MQTARRWAFPAGGICLVGALALWRLVPWLVRLQWALVIAGGALVLLALVLNAGALGAFAGRRSARYGAGAAVLVVLALGVAVFANALSAKHSARWDLTENRRQSLSPQSIQVARGLTDPVEAIAFYRSDMPQKRATEDLLKLYASYSNGKLTWRMEDPDRSPGLSQRYGVDNYGTVILERGGKAAAKSEKVTDADEERITNGLIKLTREGKRVVYVLKGHGESDLANTDRPGFSQAKEQMEKANYEVKELTLARDAKVPDDAAMVIVAGPKTDPLAPELAALDAYIAKGGKVLFMLAPFQADGLRRYLARYGFDLGEDLVVELNPIGRAFGLGPEVPVVTQYEAHPITRDLGGLMTLFPLSRSVDVAKGLPKGVTAQALAKTSPQSWGETDKNALARGEAKPDPQDKKGPLPVAAVATLEQPGDAATPAPATPAAEGEAAKKAPKARLVVVGTANLASNQFLGAQGNRDFFMNIVSWLAEDESSISVRARDAKSAPIVLTPPQAELVLWGPVAVLPGAVILVGILAVVSRRRSR, from the coding sequence ATGCAGACGGCGCGTCGCTGGGCATTCCCTGCGGGGGGGATCTGTCTCGTGGGCGCCCTCGCGCTCTGGCGCCTCGTCCCCTGGCTCGTGCGCCTGCAGTGGGCCCTGGTCATCGCGGGTGGCGCGCTCGTCCTCCTTGCGCTCGTCCTGAACGCGGGGGCTCTCGGCGCCTTCGCGGGCCGGCGCTCGGCGCGCTACGGCGCCGGTGCGGCGGTGCTGGTCGTGCTCGCCCTCGGGGTGGCCGTCTTCGCCAACGCCCTGTCCGCCAAGCACAGCGCCCGCTGGGACCTCACCGAGAACCGCCGCCAGAGCCTCTCGCCGCAGTCGATCCAGGTGGCGCGCGGTCTCACCGATCCAGTCGAGGCCATCGCGTTCTACCGGAGCGACATGCCGCAGAAGCGCGCCACGGAGGACCTGCTCAAGCTCTACGCGTCGTACTCGAACGGCAAGCTGACCTGGCGCATGGAGGATCCGGACCGATCGCCCGGCCTGTCCCAGCGCTACGGCGTGGACAACTACGGCACCGTGATCCTCGAGCGGGGCGGTAAGGCCGCGGCCAAGTCGGAGAAGGTCACGGACGCCGACGAGGAGCGCATCACCAACGGGCTCATCAAGCTCACGCGCGAGGGCAAGCGGGTCGTCTACGTGCTCAAGGGGCATGGGGAGAGCGATCTCGCCAACACCGATCGCCCCGGCTTCAGCCAGGCCAAGGAGCAGATGGAGAAGGCCAACTACGAGGTGAAGGAGCTCACCCTCGCGCGCGACGCCAAGGTGCCGGACGACGCCGCCATGGTGATCGTGGCCGGCCCGAAGACCGATCCGCTTGCCCCGGAGCTGGCCGCCCTCGACGCCTACATCGCCAAGGGCGGCAAGGTCCTCTTCATGCTCGCGCCCTTCCAGGCCGACGGGCTCCGCAGGTACCTCGCGCGCTACGGCTTCGACCTGGGCGAGGACCTGGTCGTCGAGCTCAATCCCATCGGCCGCGCATTCGGGCTCGGTCCAGAGGTGCCGGTGGTGACGCAGTACGAGGCGCATCCAATCACGCGCGACCTCGGCGGACTCATGACGCTGTTCCCGCTGTCGCGCTCGGTGGACGTGGCCAAGGGGCTGCCGAAGGGCGTGACCGCGCAGGCTCTGGCCAAGACCAGCCCGCAGTCGTGGGGCGAGACCGACAAGAACGCGCTCGCGCGGGGGGAGGCCAAGCCGGACCCGCAGGACAAGAAGGGGCCGCTGCCGGTGGCTGCGGTGGCCACGCTGGAGCAGCCCGGGGACGCCGCGACCCCCGCGCCGGCGACGCCGGCCGCGGAGGGCGAAGCCGCGAAGAAGGCGCCCAAGGCGCGGCTCGTCGTCGTGGGCACCGCGAATCTCGCGTCCAATCAGTTCCTGGGCGCGCAGGGCAATCGTGATTTCTTCATGAACATCGTGTCCTGGTTGGCCGAAGACGAGAGCTCGATCTCGGTGCGGGCGCGCGACGCCAAGTCGGCACCGATCGTCCTGACCCCGCCCCAGGCCGAGCTGGTGCTGTGGGGGCCGGTGGCGGTGCTGCCGGGCGCGGTCATCCTCGTGGGGATCCTCGCCGTCGTGAGCCGCCGCCGCTCCCGCTAG
- a CDS encoding ATP-binding cassette domain-containing protein, with protein sequence MIQVEHLTKRYGPVTAVSDVSFSVDKGKIVGFLGPNGAGKSTTMKILSCFMPASGGSARVGGYDVFSQSLEVRRRIGYLPENAPLYTDLPVAAYLEFVAEIKGVGRRERRARVDEVMERCFITDMRRRLIGKLSKGYRQRVGLAQALLGNPEVLILDEPTIGLDPKQITEIRSLIRSLAGQHTVILSTHILPEVSMVCDGVIIINRGRIVAQGTQSELVEQVFPTARIEVEIGGPRDAVVAALRTVPGVLGVEDLPGTDGSARALVESPRGRDVRAEVVQLVAARNWRLLELHQVGMSLEEVFIRVVAGEQESEA encoded by the coding sequence ATGATCCAGGTCGAGCATCTCACCAAGCGCTACGGGCCCGTCACGGCCGTGTCCGACGTCTCCTTCAGCGTCGACAAGGGCAAAATCGTGGGATTTCTTGGCCCCAACGGGGCCGGCAAATCGACCACGATGAAGATTCTCTCGTGCTTCATGCCGGCCTCCGGCGGGAGCGCGCGAGTGGGCGGCTATGACGTCTTCAGCCAGTCGCTCGAGGTGCGCCGCCGCATCGGCTACCTGCCCGAAAACGCCCCGCTCTACACGGATCTTCCGGTTGCGGCATACCTAGAGTTCGTCGCCGAGATCAAGGGGGTCGGCCGTCGGGAGCGCCGCGCCCGGGTCGACGAGGTCATGGAGCGCTGCTTCATCACCGACATGCGCCGGCGTCTGATCGGCAAGCTGTCCAAGGGCTATCGCCAGCGGGTGGGCCTCGCCCAGGCCCTCCTTGGCAATCCCGAGGTGCTGATCCTGGACGAGCCCACGATCGGGCTCGACCCGAAGCAGATCACTGAGATCCGTTCGCTGATCCGATCCTTGGCGGGCCAGCACACCGTGATTCTCTCCACGCATATCCTGCCCGAGGTGTCGATGGTCTGCGACGGCGTCATCATCATCAACCGCGGCCGCATCGTCGCCCAGGGCACCCAGTCCGAGCTGGTGGAGCAAGTCTTTCCCACGGCGCGGATCGAGGTCGAGATCGGCGGGCCGCGCGACGCGGTGGTGGCGGCACTGCGCACCGTGCCCGGCGTGCTGGGCGTGGAGGATCTGCCGGGCACGGACGGCTCCGCCCGCGCCCTCGTCGAGTCGCCCCGCGGCCGCGACGTCCGGGCCGAGGTCGTCCAGCTCGTGGCGGCGCGCAACTGGCGGCTGCTCGAGCTGCACCAGGTCGGCATGAGCCTCGAGGAAGTCTTCATCCGTGTCGTGGCGGGCGAGCAGGAGAGCGAGGCCTGA
- a CDS encoding ABC transporter permease: MRWVPVFKKEMRLYFGSPVAYAFLALFLLIAGWMFSQIFLIFSEMSMRSFMQPMAAQNLNPTENVMRPVFSNMSVVLLFFIPMLTMRLFAEEKKSGTIELLLTYPVRDGEVLLGKFLAAGAVYVILLALTLAYPGLMWAFGRVEWGAVLTGYLGLLLLGAAFLAVGVFISALTENQIVAGSATFGVLLAFWLIGWGADAAGGKLRSLLQYLSIIEHMDGFGKGVIDTKDVVYYVTVAAFALFLTLRALDAKRWKG, translated from the coding sequence ATGCGCTGGGTTCCCGTGTTCAAGAAGGAAATGCGCCTCTACTTCGGCTCCCCGGTCGCCTACGCCTTCCTCGCCCTCTTCCTCCTGATCGCGGGCTGGATGTTCTCGCAGATCTTCCTGATCTTCAGCGAAATGTCCATGCGCTCGTTCATGCAGCCGATGGCCGCCCAGAACCTCAACCCGACCGAGAACGTCATGCGGCCGGTCTTCTCCAACATGAGCGTGGTGCTGCTCTTCTTCATCCCCATGCTCACGATGCGGCTGTTCGCGGAGGAGAAGAAGTCCGGCACCATCGAGCTGCTGCTCACGTACCCGGTGCGGGACGGTGAGGTCCTGCTAGGGAAGTTCCTCGCGGCGGGCGCGGTGTACGTGATCCTCCTCGCCCTCACCTTGGCCTATCCCGGGCTCATGTGGGCGTTTGGGCGGGTCGAGTGGGGCGCGGTCCTTACCGGCTATCTTGGTCTGCTTTTGCTGGGGGCGGCCTTCCTCGCAGTGGGCGTCTTCATCTCCGCCCTGACCGAGAACCAGATCGTCGCGGGCTCCGCCACCTTCGGTGTGCTGCTGGCGTTCTGGCTCATCGGCTGGGGCGCCGACGCCGCGGGCGGCAAGCTCCGCTCGCTGCTGCAGTACCTCTCGATCATCGAGCACATGGACGGCTTCGGCAAAGGCGTCATCGACACCAAGGACGTCGTCTACTACGTCACGGTGGCGGCCTTCGCCCTCTTCCTCACCCTGCGCGCCCTCGACGCGAAACGGTGGAAAGGCTAG
- a CDS encoding DUF4340 domain-containing protein — protein MSRWITIAVLVLLVAGLSSFYYYDTYWLEPAREKKESVKGRLWSDLEPKDVEGLTIKRKGETVRVKRTDSGWELLDPIKTRADRGAVDGIVTSLATARVDREVASSPASLDEFGLKTPEVEVTVDVKGKPPLALLVGGKSPTSAWVFAKESAKPAVLAMSEMLSRELTKPVTELRDRTVLAFDRKNVSQIDLALPGDAITIESAEGGKWRIVKPRALPADSDLVTDFLDKLEAAKAKDFVDDAPKSRAPFGLDKPTTVTLWVGKDKERAARTLLFGRDDKDKKGVYVMRGGEPGVMLVPEEVWTVVPKTVGVLRDKVVLAYQYDKVSKVEVASPRGDVVLEKDGVGWKLTAPEPLKADTGSVNNLLWKIRDLRASGFLEEDAAGVPRYLAKPDVTVKVWEEGAKEPRVLLLAPSRETRGGQPAAVAAVAGRGPVMLVEAKALTDIGLSAGDLRDKNLLPAFELGDVKRVRLAGAGKSLTVERKGESDWQVIEPSRGATKERKVSDLLFALKGLRWKEIVSPKGDDAPRFGLDKPEAEVTLLKGDGSEIAGLLVGKTDGDRTYVKLRSAPAVYAVDSKQVADIKKAPAEIPG, from the coding sequence GTGAGCCGCTGGATCACCATCGCCGTCCTGGTGTTGCTCGTCGCCGGACTGAGCAGCTTCTACTACTACGACACCTACTGGCTGGAGCCCGCCCGCGAGAAGAAAGAGTCGGTGAAGGGGCGCCTCTGGTCCGATCTCGAGCCCAAGGACGTCGAGGGCCTGACGATCAAGCGCAAGGGCGAGACCGTCCGCGTCAAGCGCACCGATTCGGGCTGGGAGCTGCTCGACCCCATCAAGACCCGCGCCGACCGTGGGGCCGTCGACGGCATCGTCACGAGCCTGGCTACCGCGCGCGTGGATCGTGAGGTGGCGTCGAGCCCCGCCTCGCTCGACGAGTTCGGGCTCAAGACCCCCGAGGTCGAGGTGACCGTCGATGTGAAGGGGAAGCCGCCGCTTGCGCTCCTCGTCGGGGGTAAGAGCCCGACCAGCGCGTGGGTGTTCGCCAAGGAGTCGGCGAAGCCCGCGGTGCTCGCCATGTCCGAGATGCTGTCACGCGAGCTCACCAAGCCCGTTACCGAGCTGCGCGACCGGACGGTGCTGGCCTTCGACCGCAAGAACGTGAGCCAGATCGATCTGGCGCTCCCCGGTGACGCGATCACGATCGAGAGCGCGGAGGGCGGGAAGTGGCGCATCGTCAAGCCGCGCGCGCTCCCGGCCGACTCCGACCTGGTGACGGACTTCCTGGACAAGCTCGAGGCGGCCAAGGCCAAGGACTTCGTGGACGACGCTCCCAAGTCGCGGGCGCCGTTCGGCCTCGACAAGCCCACGACGGTCACGCTGTGGGTCGGCAAGGACAAGGAGCGCGCCGCGCGCACCTTGCTCTTCGGTCGCGACGACAAGGACAAGAAGGGCGTGTACGTGATGCGGGGGGGCGAGCCCGGCGTGATGCTGGTGCCCGAAGAGGTCTGGACGGTGGTGCCCAAGACCGTGGGGGTGCTGCGCGACAAGGTCGTGCTCGCGTATCAGTACGACAAGGTGAGCAAGGTCGAGGTGGCGAGCCCCCGCGGGGACGTCGTACTCGAGAAGGACGGGGTCGGGTGGAAGCTCACCGCGCCCGAGCCCCTCAAGGCCGACACCGGAAGCGTGAACAACCTCCTGTGGAAGATTCGAGACCTGCGCGCGAGCGGCTTCCTCGAGGAAGACGCCGCCGGGGTGCCGCGTTATCTCGCCAAGCCGGACGTCACCGTGAAGGTGTGGGAGGAGGGGGCCAAGGAGCCGCGCGTGCTCCTCCTCGCGCCCTCGCGCGAGACGCGCGGCGGCCAGCCCGCAGCGGTGGCGGCGGTGGCCGGGCGCGGCCCCGTGATGCTGGTGGAAGCCAAGGCTCTGACCGACATCGGCCTGTCCGCGGGCGATCTGCGCGACAAGAACCTGCTGCCGGCCTTCGAGCTCGGGGACGTCAAGCGCGTGCGCCTCGCCGGCGCGGGCAAGTCGCTCACCGTCGAGCGCAAGGGCGAGTCCGACTGGCAGGTGATCGAGCCCTCGCGCGGCGCCACCAAGGAGCGCAAGGTCTCGGATCTACTCTTCGCCCTCAAGGGGCTCCGCTGGAAGGAGATCGTCTCGCCCAAGGGAGACGACGCGCCGCGCTTCGGGCTGGACAAGCCGG